The uncultured Methanomethylovorans sp. genome contains a region encoding:
- the cydB gene encoding cytochrome d ubiquinol oxidase subunit II gives MLDFLTRDMLAVIWFFLWCVIWGVYFIVDSFSLGAGLLTPFIAADKVQRIQIQKSVGPFWGGNEVWLILAAGGTFAAFPLVFSKMFTFLYLPMMLLLIGLIARGISVEYLHKDDSPKIQNVLIWGWFLGSFLVSLVLGVAFANFFKGLEIAAGGVYEGTLLGLFGPYALIGGILFVLISVTSGALWIKVKTEGALAAKASDLAKKSTIVVLVLSLVYLAYSFVGIEGFTANYSATPVLYALPAIAVITALLAVVFSKQEKAFIAFCCNLGTILFIVESGLASIYPYMLKSSIALEYGIDVFEGASSQMTLSIMLAGALVFVPIVILYQLWVYTLFKEKIKETEQVDY, from the coding sequence ATGCTAGATTTCCTAACTCGCGATATGCTTGCTGTAATCTGGTTTTTCCTGTGGTGTGTAATATGGGGAGTTTATTTCATTGTAGACTCATTTTCCCTTGGTGCCGGTCTTTTAACACCCTTTATTGCCGCAGATAAGGTGCAGAGGATACAGATCCAGAAATCTGTAGGTCCTTTTTGGGGTGGCAATGAAGTATGGCTCATCCTAGCAGCAGGAGGTACTTTTGCTGCATTCCCGCTGGTATTTTCCAAGATGTTTACGTTCCTGTACCTCCCGATGATGTTGCTGCTCATCGGTTTGATAGCAAGAGGTATTTCCGTGGAATATCTTCACAAGGATGACAGTCCTAAGATACAAAATGTCCTCATATGGGGATGGTTCCTTGGAAGCTTTCTGGTCTCTTTGGTTCTGGGAGTTGCCTTTGCAAACTTCTTCAAGGGGCTTGAAATAGCTGCCGGAGGAGTGTATGAAGGTACCCTTCTTGGACTCTTTGGACCATATGCATTGATAGGTGGTATCTTGTTTGTGCTTATCAGCGTTACTTCAGGTGCTCTTTGGATCAAAGTAAAGACAGAAGGCGCCTTGGCGGCAAAAGCAAGCGATCTTGCAAAGAAGAGTACTATTGTTGTGCTTGTACTTTCCCTAGTCTATCTGGCATACTCGTTTGTGGGTATTGAAGGATTTACAGCAAACTATTCGGCAACACCTGTTCTGTATGCATTGCCAGCTATCGCAGTCATTACTGCTTTACTTGCTGTAGTTTTTTCAAAGCAAGAGAAGGCATTCATAGCATTCTGCTGTAACCTTGGAACGATATTGTTTATTGTCGAGAGTGGACTTGCAAGCATATATCCATACATGCTTAAGTCATCTATTGCCCTTGAATACGGAATAGATGTCTTTGAGGGTGCATCAAGTCAGATGACCTTGAGTATCATGTTGGCAGGAGCGCTAGTGTTTGTGCCAATAGTGATTCTCTACCAGCTCTGGGTATATACTCTGTTCAAAGAAAAGATCAAAGAGACGGAACAGGTTGATTACTGA
- a CDS encoding cytochrome ubiquinol oxidase subunit I has product MVELLLLSRLQFALTVAFHFLFVPLTLGLALLVAVMETVYYKNKDETWRKMADFWGRIFKINFAIGLVTGLAMTFQFGTNWGAYSEFMGDVFGPPLAVEALLAFFLEGTFFGAWIFLNRNRQKLKAFSMWMVALGTNISALWIITANGFMQNPIGYEMAADGSKVIMTDFIALLTNSYVWYMLVHTLLSAYLLTAFLIMGICAYHFLKKNNSEVFKKSFSIAVTIALATAVMLPVLGHGYAQYVTEVQPAKGASMDAIWDTGSSVPMYLIQVPDASTGSNSIELLGIPGFASFLYTGSFSGTITGLNQLPQDELPPVGMVFWSFKLMTMLGFLFIAEALVGSYLQKSGKLYMSDKYLKLLVWSIPLPYIAITAGWIVAEVGRQPWIVYGLLKTANGISSVPISDVLVSILLISGFYLALIVFEIYLIKKTVVNARGVE; this is encoded by the coding sequence ATGGTTGAGTTGCTTTTACTAAGCCGACTTCAGTTTGCTCTAACAGTTGCATTCCATTTCCTATTTGTCCCATTGACACTGGGACTTGCATTGTTAGTGGCTGTCATGGAGACGGTATATTACAAGAATAAAGATGAAACTTGGCGGAAAATGGCCGATTTTTGGGGCAGGATATTCAAGATTAACTTCGCAATAGGTCTTGTTACAGGTCTTGCAATGACTTTCCAGTTTGGCACTAACTGGGGTGCTTATTCAGAGTTTATGGGTGATGTCTTTGGACCACCTTTAGCAGTGGAAGCATTATTAGCTTTCTTCCTTGAAGGCACTTTCTTTGGTGCGTGGATATTCCTTAACCGCAACCGTCAGAAACTAAAGGCATTTTCCATGTGGATGGTCGCTCTGGGTACCAACATATCTGCATTGTGGATCATCACAGCAAACGGATTTATGCAAAATCCCATAGGTTATGAAATGGCTGCTGATGGAAGCAAAGTGATAATGACAGATTTCATTGCCCTTCTTACAAACAGTTATGTATGGTATATGCTGGTACATACTCTGCTTTCAGCATATCTGCTAACCGCGTTCCTGATAATGGGGATCTGTGCATATCATTTCCTTAAAAAGAACAACAGTGAAGTGTTCAAAAAGTCTTTCAGCATAGCAGTTACCATAGCACTCGCTACTGCAGTCATGCTTCCGGTCCTAGGTCACGGTTATGCACAATATGTTACTGAGGTCCAGCCTGCTAAAGGAGCATCAATGGATGCAATATGGGACACAGGATCCTCAGTGCCCATGTACCTGATACAGGTGCCGGATGCAAGTACTGGTTCTAACAGTATCGAGTTACTGGGAATTCCCGGTTTTGCAAGTTTCCTGTATACTGGAAGTTTCAGCGGGACGATTACAGGACTTAACCAGCTACCTCAGGACGAATTACCTCCTGTTGGAATGGTATTCTGGAGTTTCAAGTTGATGACAATGCTAGGCTTCCTTTTCATTGCAGAGGCACTTGTTGGCTCATATCTACAAAAGTCAGGAAAACTGTACATGTCAGATAAATACCTTAAGCTACTGGTGTGGTCTATTCCTCTTCCTTACATTGCCATTACTGCTGGATGGATTGTAGCTGAGGTAGGAAGGCAGCCTTGGATAGTATACGGGCTATTAAAGACAGCTAATGGCATATCATCAGTTCCAATTTCAGATGTGTTGGTGAGTATTCTGCTTATCAGTGGATTTTATCTTGCTCTGATAGTCTTTGAGATATACCTTATCAAGAAAACCGTGGTCAATGCCAGAGGAGTTGAGTGA
- a CDS encoding ferritin-like domain-containing protein, which yields MGTKGIEILGINVNELVAELNRALADEWFAYYQYWIGAKVIKGPMKEAAAAELIQHAADELRHADMLATRIIQLGGTPVLSPADWDKLSHCGYDAPEDPFVKKILEQNIKGEQCAIQVYNNILQMVKDKDPVTYNIVLQILTDEIEHEDDLEAVMEDIELLQSRD from the coding sequence ATGGGGACTAAAGGAATAGAGATTCTTGGGATAAATGTCAATGAATTAGTAGCCGAACTGAACAGGGCATTAGCTGATGAATGGTTTGCCTACTATCAATACTGGATAGGGGCAAAAGTCATCAAAGGGCCGATGAAGGAAGCAGCAGCAGCTGAGCTGATCCAACATGCGGCTGATGAGCTTAGACATGCAGATATGCTTGCCACCAGGATTATACAGCTTGGTGGAACACCAGTACTGTCTCCTGCAGACTGGGACAAGCTTTCACACTGCGGTTATGACGCTCCAGAAGACCCCTTCGTAAAGAAGATCCTTGAACAAAACATAAAAGGAGAGCAATGTGCCATCCAGGTATACAACAATATCCTTCAGATGGTCAAGGATAAAGATCCTGTGACCTACAACATAGTACTGCAGATCCTCACTGATGAGATCGAGCATGAAGATGATCTGGAAGCTGTGATGGAAGATATCGAGCTTTTGCAGAGCAGAGATTGA
- a CDS encoding peroxiredoxin: MPLIGDDAPKFTAKTTMGEIKFPEDYKGKWVILFSHPADFTPVCTTEFMTFASMQDEFKKLNTELIGLSIDSIYAHIAWLRTIKEKIEFKGMKNVEVTFPVIEDLRMDVAKMFGMVQPNASNTQAVRAVFFIDPKAKIRAIIYYPLSNGRNMAEIKRLLLAMQKSDADGVATPANWQPGEDVIIPPPGSCGVAKERVEKKEEGKYCLDWFMCFKRES, from the coding sequence ATGCCTTTAATAGGCGACGATGCACCGAAGTTCACAGCAAAGACCACAATGGGCGAGATCAAGTTCCCGGAAGATTACAAAGGTAAATGGGTCATTCTGTTCAGCCACCCTGCTGATTTCACACCGGTTTGTACCACCGAATTCATGACCTTTGCTTCCATGCAGGACGAATTCAAGAAACTCAACACAGAACTCATTGGTCTTTCCATCGATAGCATATATGCACACATTGCATGGCTTCGGACCATCAAGGAGAAGATCGAGTTCAAGGGAATGAAAAATGTGGAGGTCACTTTCCCTGTTATAGAAGACTTGAGGATGGACGTTGCCAAAATGTTCGGAATGGTGCAGCCCAATGCATCCAATACACAGGCAGTAAGAGCAGTGTTTTTCATTGATCCAAAGGCAAAGATCAGGGCAATTATCTATTATCCGCTATCCAACGGCAGGAACATGGCCGAGATCAAGAGATTGCTCCTGGCTATGCAAAAATCAGATGCAGACGGAGTTGCAACTCCTGCCAACTGGCAACCAGGCGAGGATGTCATTATCCCACCACCAGGATCATGTGGCGTTGCAAAAGAGCGTGTTGAGAAGAAGGAAGAAGGTAAGTATTGCCTGGACTGGTTCATGTGCTTTAAAAGAGAATCTTAA
- a CDS encoding transcriptional repressor → MDNIGEADMKYTNQRVEIIAFLREHKGHPTVDEVYDGVRKKLTRISKATVYKNLKFLSQKGLLEEVNVKGVTRFEANFVPHHHLICRKCGKMDDYQSEELFDYSMKIAEDIEGFSIDSMSTNFYGICKQCKEDTING, encoded by the coding sequence ATGGATAACATAGGGGAAGCAGATATGAAATACACTAACCAGCGTGTGGAGATAATCGCTTTCCTGCGTGAACACAAAGGTCATCCTACAGTAGACGAAGTTTATGATGGTGTCAGAAAAAAACTGACTCGCATCAGCAAGGCTACAGTTTATAAAAACCTGAAGTTCCTTTCTCAGAAAGGGTTACTTGAGGAGGTGAATGTAAAAGGGGTCACAAGGTTTGAAGCGAATTTTGTACCACATCATCATCTGATCTGCAGAAAGTGTGGAAAGATGGATGACTATCAGTCAGAAGAATTGTTCGATTATTCAATGAAGATAGCCGAAGATATAGAAGGATTTAGTATTGATTCAATGAGCACTAATTTCTATGGGATATGTAAACAATGTAAGGAGGATACAATAAATGGATGA
- a CDS encoding exodeoxyribonuclease III: protein MSCIKILSWNVNGLRAAYKKGFMDIFTTHQPDILCLQETKAQEDQLPSSLRHVNGYKAYFSSAEKKGYSGVATYTKTEPIEISSKLGARKFDTEGRIITSDFGEFILFNVYFPNGKASQERLDFKMEFYDMFLERLDALKAQGKKLIICGDVNTAHKKIDLARPKENEKVSGFLPQERAWIGKLIDHGYLDTLRIFNDQPSQYTWWDMKTRARERNVGWRIDYFFASDNLKDSIKSSFILPEIMGSDHCPIGIELNI from the coding sequence ATGAGCTGCATCAAGATACTTTCATGGAATGTCAATGGCCTTCGCGCTGCGTACAAAAAGGGATTTATGGACATTTTCACAACACATCAGCCAGATATTCTCTGTCTGCAAGAAACAAAAGCACAGGAAGACCAGTTGCCTTCAAGTCTAAGACATGTGAATGGATACAAAGCATATTTCTCTTCTGCAGAGAAAAAAGGATATAGTGGAGTGGCCACTTACACAAAAACTGAACCCATTGAGATTAGCTCTAAGCTGGGAGCTAGAAAATTTGATACAGAGGGGAGGATTATAACCTCTGATTTTGGTGAGTTCATACTTTTTAATGTCTATTTTCCTAATGGTAAAGCCTCTCAGGAGCGGCTTGATTTCAAAATGGAGTTTTATGATATGTTCCTGGAGCGCTTAGATGCTTTAAAAGCACAAGGCAAGAAGCTCATAATTTGTGGAGATGTGAACACAGCACATAAAAAAATAGACCTGGCACGACCAAAGGAGAATGAAAAAGTTTCCGGATTCCTGCCTCAGGAAAGAGCCTGGATAGGCAAATTGATAGATCATGGATATCTGGACACTTTACGCATTTTCAATGATCAGCCTAGCCAGTACACGTGGTGGGACATGAAAACAAGGGCAAGAGAAAGAAATGTTGGCTGGAGAATAGATTACTTCTTTGCCAGTGATAATTTGAAGGATAGCATAAAGTCTTCTTTTATCTTGCCAGAGATCATGGGTTCAGATCATTGCCCCATTGGGATAGAACTTAATATTTGA
- a CDS encoding acyl-CoA dehydratase activase → MISVGIDAGSATTKAVLVNGDKNITHTIRSTGFDFMSAAEIAYEDVLTHAGIDKKDVKHVYSTGYGRNSIKFADKAISEITAHATGVYHLCPNVNGIIDIGGQDSKVISVNGGKVTDFLMNDKCAAGTGKFLEYTARALEVPIEELGDLALASKTPAGITSMCTVFAESEVISLRARGFAKEDIAAGLIESIARRVAVMARQLELKQNVAFVGGVAKNAAIKAALEKELGISLYVPPEPQITGALGAALYGIS, encoded by the coding sequence ATGATCTCAGTTGGAATAGATGCGGGTTCAGCCACAACGAAGGCAGTCCTGGTCAACGGCGACAAGAACATCACCCACACTATAAGGTCTACAGGATTCGATTTTATGTCAGCGGCAGAAATCGCATATGAAGACGTACTCACACATGCGGGAATCGACAAAAAAGATGTTAAGCATGTATATTCAACAGGATATGGCAGGAATAGCATAAAGTTTGCAGACAAAGCTATAAGTGAGATTACTGCCCATGCCACGGGCGTATATCACCTGTGCCCGAATGTTAACGGGATAATTGATATAGGTGGCCAGGACAGCAAAGTAATTTCGGTAAATGGCGGCAAAGTAACTGATTTTTTAATGAATGATAAATGTGCAGCTGGCACAGGCAAATTCTTAGAGTACACGGCAAGGGCTCTTGAAGTACCAATAGAAGAGCTGGGGGATCTGGCGCTCGCTTCAAAAACGCCTGCAGGTATAACAAGTATGTGTACTGTTTTTGCAGAGTCCGAAGTTATATCCCTCCGTGCAAGAGGATTTGCAAAAGAAGATATCGCAGCTGGACTCATTGAAAGTATTGCCAGGAGAGTTGCTGTCATGGCCCGACAATTGGAGTTAAAACAAAATGTAGCCTTCGTGGGAGGTGTGGCAAAAAATGCCGCCATTAAAGCAGCTCTGGAAAAAGAGCTAGGGATATCACTTTATGTGCCTCCTGAACCGCAAATCACAGGAGCACTGGGAGCAGCACTGTATGGCATCAGTTAA
- a CDS encoding double-cubane-cluster-containing anaerobic reductase: MQHFESLDQLKNSYNIRICQIADERKAGKKLVGTFCLFVPDEIVFAAGADRIILCGGKNDTISIAEQYLPRNICPLVKSSFGSIVNDGCLGIKSCSYFGMVDLIIAENTCDSKKKMYELLGDYVPTYVIDLPQRPDSPEALHYFLGELNKFKRVMEQLTGNKITVEQLKEEIQSSNETRQLFHRLYELRKKDPSPISGVDVLKILQKQYFLSTDELKKSLHLLIDEVERIKPDGAHKPRIMISGCPMSSGNTKVPEIIENRGGVIVAEESCTGTRSFWDLVDENKDPMLALAERYIKIPCSCMSPNDRRIDNILELARDFKVDGIVYYTLQFCHGYNIEKHKVHQALKKAGVPMLFIEMDYSNSDVEQIGLRVDAFMEMLS, translated from the coding sequence ATGCAACATTTCGAAAGTCTTGACCAACTTAAAAACTCATATAATATACGGATCTGCCAGATAGCAGATGAAAGAAAAGCGGGAAAGAAATTAGTCGGCACTTTTTGTCTTTTCGTGCCTGACGAGATTGTCTTTGCGGCAGGCGCTGACCGTATAATACTCTGCGGAGGCAAGAATGACACTATATCCATAGCGGAGCAATATTTACCAAGGAACATCTGCCCACTTGTCAAATCTTCCTTTGGCTCAATTGTTAATGACGGTTGTTTGGGCATAAAATCGTGCTCTTACTTCGGTATGGTAGATCTGATAATCGCCGAGAATACCTGTGATAGTAAGAAAAAGATGTATGAATTATTGGGAGATTATGTCCCAACCTATGTGATCGACCTCCCACAAAGGCCAGATAGCCCTGAAGCCCTACACTATTTTTTGGGAGAACTTAATAAATTCAAACGTGTCATGGAACAGCTGACGGGCAATAAGATCACTGTTGAACAATTAAAAGAGGAAATACAATCCTCGAACGAGACGAGACAACTGTTTCACCGACTCTATGAACTGCGAAAAAAAGACCCTTCACCCATAAGCGGCGTCGATGTGCTGAAGATCCTTCAAAAGCAGTATTTCCTATCGACGGACGAATTGAAAAAGTCCCTTCATCTACTAATCGACGAAGTAGAGAGGATTAAGCCTGATGGGGCACATAAGCCCAGGATAATGATCTCTGGTTGTCCGATGTCGAGCGGAAACACAAAAGTTCCAGAAATTATAGAGAACAGAGGCGGTGTTATCGTTGCTGAGGAAAGCTGTACTGGCACAAGATCGTTCTGGGACCTGGTCGACGAAAACAAGGATCCGATGCTGGCGCTGGCTGAACGCTATATAAAAATACCCTGCTCCTGTATGAGTCCGAACGACAGACGTATAGATAACATTTTAGAACTTGCGAGAGATTTTAAAGTCGATGGGATTGTATACTACACCCTTCAGTTCTGCCACGGATACAATATAGAGAAACATAAGGTACATCAGGCTCTGAAGAAGGCCGGGGTACCTATGCTTTTTATCGAGATGGATTACAGTAACTCGGATGTCGAGCAGATTGGGCTTCGTGTGGATGCATTTATGGAGATGCTTTCATGA